One genomic window of Solanum dulcamara chromosome 10, daSolDulc1.2, whole genome shotgun sequence includes the following:
- the LOC129870492 gene encoding 1-acyl-sn-glycerol-3-phosphate acyltransferase 2 → MAIAAAAVIVPLGVLFFISGLVINLIQATCFVLVRPISKSTYRRINRIVAELLWLELVWILDWWAGVKIKVYADPEMFNLMGKEHALVIANHRSDIDWLVGWILAQRSGCLGSSLAVMKKSSKLLPVIGWSMWFSEYLFLERSWSKDERTLKSGLQRLSNYPLPFWLALFVEGTRFTQAKLLAAQEYASSAGLPVPRNVLIPRTKGFVTAVSHMRSFVPAIYDATICIPKSSPAPTMLRLFKGQPSVVHVHLKRHEMKDLPENDDAIAQWCRYIFVAKDELLDKHIAEDTFGEEKLQDIGRPMKSLVVAASWACILILGTIKFLQATALLSSWKGVAISAALMAVVTVLMQFLINFSKSECSTAAKVAPAKEKNVNRARGNGQEDKTH, encoded by the exons ATGGCGATTGCAGCTGCAGCTGTTATCGTTCCGTTGGGCGTTCTCTTCTTCATTTCTGGTCTTGTTATCAATCTTATTCAG GCCACTTGCTTTGTCCTTGTACGACCAATTTCGAAGAGCACATACAGGAGGATTAATAGAATCGTTGCAGAGCTCTTATGGCTGGAACTTGTGTGGATACTTGATTGGTGGGCAGGTGTAAAG attaaagtgtacgcagacccaGAAATGTTTAATCTAATGG GTAAAGAACATGCTCTTGTCATCGCAAATCACAGAAGTGACATAGATTGGCTTGTTGGTTGGATCTTGGCTCAG AGATCTGGTTGCCTTGGTAGCTCATTAGCTGTAATgaagaaatcatcaaaactcctTCCA GTAATTGGTTGGTCCATGTGGTTCTCTGAGTATCTTTTCCTTGAAAGAAGCTGGTCCAAGGATGAAAGAACATTGAAG TCAGGTCTTCAAAGGCTAAGCAATTACCCTTTGCCGTTCTGGCTGGCGCTTTTTGTTGAAGGCACCCGCTTTACACAAGCAAAACTTTTGGCTGCTCAAGAATATGCTTCTTCAGCAGGGTTACCTGTTCCAAGGAATGTATTGATTCCCCGTACTAAG GGTTTTGTTACAGCAGTAAGTCATATGCGCTCATTTGTTCCAGCTATTTATGATGCAACAATATGCATCCCCAAAAGTTCACCTGCACCTACAATGCTGAGACTCTTCAAGGGGCAGCCTTCTGTG GTGCATGTGCACCTCAAGCGGCATGAGATGAAGGATCTGCCTGAAAATGATGATGCCATTGCCCAATGGTGTAGATATATCTTTGTAGCCAAG GATGAGTTATTGGACAAACATATTGCTGAAGACACTTTTGGAGAAGAAAAGCTGCAAGACATTGGCCGCCCAATGAAATCCCTTGTG GTAGCCGCATCTTGGGCATGCATTCTTATCTTAGGAACCATAAAATTTTTACAAGCAACTGCGTTGTTGTCGTCATGGAAGGGTGTTGCAATATCAGCTGCTCTCATGGCTGTTGTTACAGTTCTTATGCaatttttgattaatttctcaAAGTCAGAATGCTCTACAGCTGCCAAGGTTGCACCAGCAAAGGAAAAGAATGTTAATCGGGCTAGAGGAAATGGGCAGGAGGACAAAACACACTAA